DNA sequence from the Vicia villosa cultivar HV-30 ecotype Madison, WI linkage group LG3, Vvil1.0, whole genome shotgun sequence genome:
CCATTCCATGCTTTTCGCTTTTATTTCGGTATATAATGTAAACGTGCAACTCCGGTTGCACTCCCTTTTGTTTCTAACAACGTGTGCTAGTTTGTACAAGGGACATTGACTGGGATTTCCGTTTGGCGCGCTTTGcttcgtgttccgctttatttgtgggacacgacatCATTATTTCTATTCCGTTCTCTCTCTTCTCATCCGTCGAGACGTGGCGTATATACCTAATGTTGCTTGTTTGTATTGCGACTTTCCTTGTAGGTGTATTATTCAGACGTGTTGCCACACACTCCGATTGCGACACACGATTTATTTTTGCGTTGTCATCATTGCGCTTTATTGATGTTATGTCGTCTACCGGATATTTGTACTCTTCTGTTGCTTGTGGCTAGCTTGCGCGCGAACCTCTAGGTTTCTTTCTTTAGTTGCTGTTTATTTAAAGATTACCATCTATTCGGTATTGATTCCTATTTCTCTTTTTATCTCTTCCCGTATTTTCTTTTGTGCATCATTCATGACAAGAGAAGTAGGGTAGAccttcatctggccaagccctctaAAGAGGCTCTGTTTGTGCGTGTTTATCTTTGTGCTTGTAGAAAAGTCCTCAAAGAAGGAAATTGATAAGTTCTCAAAGAAGGCAAACAAATAGGGTTCGCAATCGACCCCCGCAACTTTCAGTCGAGTCGTTCTTATGCTCACTTTTTGCAAGTAGATGCTCTGAACATGTGCCCAATATCCAATTTGAGTCTAAAACCTGACTAAGGCAAGTGGAAAGTGATCTAATAGTCAGACCCTCATGTTTCGTATAGCTCGCGTTGCCTGGCGTTGATGCTTCGTGTACGCACGCACGATTTTTGCTTTCCCCATTTTCCTTCATTTACCCGGTGACATGATACTGCGGTATATACACCCCTATCAGAAGGAAAATTGTGATTTAAAACGCAGcagaaattaaaattttcctTTAGCGATCCTTACAAATGGGCATGGTCAGTGATAGAAACTATTACCTCTTGTGGATATTTAGACCTTTGATGCTGTGATCACGAGCGTTGATGAAGAGCAACACCTCTACTCAGTCCACACGAACAGATCACCTTCAATCTTAGTGCTAGCTGCTACGAAAGAAGACTTTgtgtgagagagaaagagagaaatttCGGCAGGGTTTCACAAACCTAATTTCATCAAGTGTCACAGCTTATGCACAAGGGTTATATTTATAGAACCCTTGTGTGGGCTGCAAGCTAAAAAGCCTAacttaagtgaaccatataataataataataataataataatatttttattattataaaaactattattataataactattattataataaaaatattttattattatattttataacgactataaaattataataataataataataataataataataataataacaataagtattattatattatatgatgTTCCATGTTTCACTTAAGTGCACCGTACCTTACGGTGTTCCATAATTCTCTCAAGTACACCGTACTTTACGGTGTTCCTTATTTATTCTATCTCTCATCAATCTGTCCTTATGTGTGTGATCCTGTATGTTCTCGTGACGTTGGCAATTGTATTAAATCAAGCATATAACATATTAAACAGTGAgcggtatctagcaacacatcactgcTATCCAAGTCACGAAAATGTTATGTGATCTAACAAAACCTTTTTCCATGATAGTATTTATGTGTACAATTACCCTTTTGCCCTtatgtctatattgaacacaaggcatagacCGTGTCACCCTTGTCCAGTTCAATATTGGACCCTTAGACATTTATCCTATTATGCAGGATGGGCAAATtccatctaggtcactcatgtccctcagcATGCTTTGTGAAGTACCCATCAACTGTCTTTATGGTTATCTAGTTACGGATAATGTTTGATCAACAATAAAGCACTTGACTCCACATCTAGGGTCCATAGTGGTTTCCGGTCGAAGGGTGGTATACACCACTATCACCAtgaaaataacttatgacactttgcataacattctatgtagtattctcatagcgggccaatccagtataaatattactcctaatatttataCCTATGTCAAGACTTGATAACTCCTTATCCATGATCCATGAGATGTGATCATCAGTCTATCTTCACAATAGTCTTGATGCTTTAATGTTATCCCGCTACACAACAAAACTCGACTATTGATACTTTAAGAATAGTGTCCTTATGTTTAATGGGATCTCAAGATTAAGTcgcacttaacatttcattaaacaGACTAACTATTTTAGGGACTTTATTGTATttgaaaaacaaacataataagaaatgccttttattattaataaataattcgatACAAGTACCAAAAGTATTGACCTCTAGGGCTTACACCAATAATCTCCCACTAGCACTAGAGCCAATCAGGTATACCCCTAATACCCAAAGATTTAGTATGGCCGTCACGCTTTTGTTGCGCAAGAGGCTTTGTCAGTGGGTCTACAACATTGTCAAGTGTAGGTACTATGCATATCTTCACATTTCCCTTATCtattatctctcaaatgaggTGATAGCGCCTGAGTAtgtgtttggatcgttggtgagATCTAGGCTCCTTAGCTTGTGCGAGAGCACCATTGTTGTCACAATAGAGATCAATGGGATCCACAATGCTAGGGACTATGCCAAGTTCACTAATGAACTTCTTGATCTAAACAACTTCTGCATTTGAGGCAGCAATGTACTCGGCCTCAGTTTTAGAATCAGCAATTGTATCTTGCTTTGAACTTTTCTAGCTCATACGCCACCATTTAAGCAAGACACATAACCAGATTGTGATCTAAAGTCATCCTTATCTGTCTAGAAGCTAGCATCGGTGTATCCAATTACATCGAGATTTTCCTGACCTCCATATATCAAGAACAAGTCCTTAGTCCTTATCAAGTACTTAAGGATATTCTTGACAGTCACCCAATGAGCATCACCGGGATCAGATTGGTACCTACTTGTTGCACTTAAAGCATACGAGACATCTGGTCGAGTACATAACATGGCATACATGATAGATCCTATTTGTGATGCATATGGAATCTTATTCATGCTATCCCTTTCTTCCTTAGTTGAAGGGGATTGTGTTTTTGATAGACACAAGCCATGTTGCATATGTATGAATCCTTTCTTGGAATCATGCGTATTAAAGCGTCTTAGCACTTTGTCTATTTATGTACTATGACTTAGGCCAAGCAGTTTTTGTGATCTATCTCTATAGATCCTGATTCCTAATATATAGGATGCTTCACCAAGTTCCTTCATAGAAAAGCATTTCCCTAGCCAAGTTTTCACTTGTTGCAAGGTAGGGACATCATTTCCAATGAGTAATATGTCATCTACATATAATATCAAGAATACGATCATGCTCCCACTAACCTTCTTGTAGACACAAGGCTCATCTTCATTCTTGATGAATCCATATTGTTTGACTGTTTCATCAAAACAAAGATTCTAACTTCTggaagcttgcttcaatccatagaTTGATCGTTGTAGCTTGAATATCTTTTGAGCTTCTTCTGGTATGTCAATTCCTTCAAGTTGTGTCTTGTACACATCCTCAAGAAGATTCCCATTAAGGAAAGCAGTCTTGACATCCATCTGCCATATTTCATAATCATGATATGCAGCTATATCAAGTAAAATCCGGACAAATTTAAGCATTGCAACTGGTGAAAAGGTTTCATCATAGTCTACCTCATAATTTTGCTTATAGCCTTTAGCAACCAGTCTTTCCTTATAGGTATGTACCTTACCATCCATGTCAGTCTTCTTTTTAAAGACCCACTTGCATCCTATAGGATTAACCCCTACAGGAGGCTCTACCAAGGTCCAAATCTGGTTTGTGTACATGGAATCCATTTTAGATTTCATGGCTTCTAGCCACTTCTCAGACTCAAGATCAGTAATGGCCTCTTGGTAGGTCACATGCTCATCTTAATCCATGAGCAGTACATCACCTTGATCATTTATGAGATATCCATATCTCTCAGGTTGGTGACATATCCTGCTTGACCTACGCTGGTCTCGTTCTACTTGAGTAGGTTGCTCTACCACAACTACTTATGTTTCCTGCTCTAATTCCTCCATAGGTGTATCAATAATTTGTGATTCTTGAATTTCTTCAAGCTCTACTTTACTTCCACTGATTCCTTTGGAAATAAAGTCCTTTACCAAGAAAACGTCAGTTCGAGCGACAAACATTTTACCCTCAGAAGGATTTTAGAGGTAATATCCTTTTGTTTCTTTAGGATATCCCACAAATAAGCATTTATCAGATTTTCGCTCAAGCTTAGTTGAAATTTGTCGTTTCACATACACTTTGCAACCCCAAATCTTCATGTAAGACATATGTGGTTTCTTACCGCTCCATAACTTATATGGTGTCTTCTCAACCTTTTTGGATGGAACACGATTAAGTGTGTAAGGTGCTGTCAACAAAGCATGTCCCCAAAAGGAGTTTGGAAGATCGGCATGACTCATCATGGATCGGACCATGTCTAACAAGGTTCGATTTCTTCTCTCTGATACACCATTCCATTGTGGTGTTCCAGGAGGAGTGAGTTGGGATAGAATCTCACACTCTTTTAGATTGTCATCAAAATCTAGGCTTAAATATTCACCGCCTCGATTTGATCAAAGAACTTTAATATTCTTACCTAGTTGGTTTTATACTTCATTCTTAAATTCCTTAAACTTTATAAAGGACTCGGATTTGTGTTTCATTAAATACACATAACCGTATCTACTAAAATCATTAGTAAATGTGACGAAGTATTGAAAATCTCATCTAGCAGGTATGTTTAGTGGTCCACATACATCAATATGTATGAGGCCAAAAGATCATTAGCCCTTTCACCTTTTCTTGTGAATGGGGATTTTGTCATGTTTCCAATTAAACAAGATCTGCATGTCTCATATGATTGGTAATCAAAAGAGTCTAGTAGTCCATCTATATAGAGTATGGAAATGCGCTTCTCATTTATGTGGCCTAAGCGACAATGCCAAAGGTAACTTGGATTTAACTCATTAGATTTCATCCTCTTATTATTAATGTTATAAATTGGCATTTCAAGATCAAGGACATACAGTCCATTATTCATTTGTACAGTAGCATAGAATACATCATTCAAATAAATACAGCAACAACTATTCtttattatgaataaaaaaaCCAGACTTGTCCAAACAAGAAACGAAAATAATATTCCTGCTAACTGCAGGTACATAATAACAGTTCTCCAACTAAATTATTAAATCACTGGGTAAAGTTAATACATAAGTTCCAATGGCTAAAGCAACAACCTTTGCTCCATTACCAACTCGTAGATCAACTTCACCTTTTGCCAACTCTCTACTCCTTTTTAGTTCCTCCACATTGGTACAAATATGAGAACTGCATCCAATATCTAATACCCATGATGTACAAGTAGATAAATTAATTTGTATAACAAAAATACCTGAATTTGAAGTCTCTACTCCATTTTTCTTATCTTCCAGGTATTTTGGGCAGTTTCTCTTCTAGTGTTCGGTCTTACCACAATGAAAGCAAGAGCCCTCCTTTTCTATACCTCCCTTACGCTTCAGAGAAGGAGCACTGGGTTTGGGTTTGGAAACTTCCTTGCCTTTCCCTTTACCACCCTGCTTAGTGGGTCTTTTGTTCTGCTTCATTCCATTACTGACCATCAAAATGGACTTCCCTTTTGACTTCAGATTTTGCTCAGCGGTTCTTAACATGCTTAGCAGTTCTGGAAGACTTTTGTTTATATCATTCATGttaaaattatggaaaaattgACTAAAGCTATCCGACAACGATTGCAAGATCAAATCAGTCGCAAGTTCCTTTCCAAGGGGAAACCCCAACCTCTAAATGTTCTCCACATACCCAATCATCTTGAGTACATGGGGACCTATAGGGGCTCCCTCAGCTAACTTGCCTTGAAAAAGGCCTTTTGAAACTTCAAATCTCTCATTCCTGGCTGGCTCTTGATAGAGCATCTTCAAATGTTGGATCATATCAAACGCTGTTATATTCTCATGTTGCTTATGGAACTCCGAGTTCATGGTAGCCAGCATGAGGCAAGCAGTTTCATTGGCATCATCGACATGCTTCGTATAAGCATCTCTTTTTTCCTTAGGAGAAAAACTAGGAGGTTCCTCTTCAGGAACAGGTGTCTCCAAGACATACAGCTTTTTATCATGTTTGAGGACAATCCTCAAATTTCGGTACCAATCCAGAAAATTTGTCCCTGACAATTTTTCTTTGTCAAGGATTGATCGTAAAATGTTGTTAGATGTGTTGGTTGTCATGGTAATctacataaaaatttaaaaatataagtaTCATTAAAAACAACATATTCAATCAGGCCTTTAATTAAATATGCTCCCACTATTTTACTCAAAACAAATGACCCTCATCATTTGATTCGGAAAATCCCGTTGGGAGATTTCCTAGTGGGTCGAGATCCATATTTCACTTTGTTCTAAGTCAGTGTTAGGCTGATTAAACAAAACTTAGTTATTTAGGTAGGAATTCTTTCCAATTGTATCTAATACAATTCTCGAATATTATCAGTTGGGTAAATAACTCCTTATTCTGATCCATCATATGGACCATTCCTAACTCTTGCTTCTAAACGTATATAATCTAATTATAATTTGTTTAGTTAAGTTTGACACAGTATTTTAGCAGTTGGATATTACTTTTATCCCATTGCACCTTACTAATATAGAACATGCACCTTGCGTTAGACGAAACCTACACTGTTCGATACTAGTCTTAATGAGTGCAAAAATTTGGAAAGCATAAACTTAATATTTCCTTTTGAGGGAATTTTAATTAGTTTGATCTCACTGGATAACTTATCATATAAATCGTCTCTCACGTGCATCAACATATATTCACATGCATTAACATACATACAAAATGAAACCGTTATGGCCCCTAGTGCAGTTGTTCTCCCAAGCCAATGAGAGAACCTAAGCTTAATCTAATAACGATCTATGCTTCTCCAAGTTAGATCTCCAAGGTTGTTCTCCTTTGATCTTGTATTCTTCTCTTTTCTTCATTACATTAAAGAATACTCGTCTTACATACGAGGGAGTGAGATGAGAAAAGAAGTTACATCAAGAGATTAAAGAAAGGTACGACACGCAAGTCGTATtttaaaatcccaaaaaaaaataaagaaaaactaAGGCCATAACTGATCACcacaagaaaacaataataaacactttattattataaatttaaattttgttaattaaaacaGGTTAAATTAAACTTTGGCGATGGATCTTGTGTTAATTGAGGTTTCTACTGTTACCCTAACATATGTATGtattctataataataataacaaaaatacttgttattatattataaaataaaataaaaaattataataataataataataacaaatattatcatattttaaaattttgcaaaCCTTAAAATAACTCTTGACAACACAATTTTTGTGCCGTCAAAAACTCTAATGCAACTAATTTCATACCGTTAAACACACCGTGATTGATAATTCAATATGATCGATCAACATGTCATTGCTTAACCATACTAAAGTCAGATTCCGAAGCGAATGAACTATGATCTTTCAAAAGAATAACAATCATTACGTGATTGAATGGAAGAAATCAAAACAGTAGATCCAATATACCATCTTTGCACTAGAATTATTTATATCATATATAAAGTTGATCGATCATATTAGTGTAACTTATGGGCTATTGATGTATCGTTGTTTCACCATACTAGTGTCAGATTCTGAAGCATAGTCAACATCAATTTGTCCAAATTGTACACACCATGATGCCAAATTAAATTTactcttttattatttaattcattCTGTGTTTTAATCAGATTAATACAGAAcgtatagaaaataaaataactatcAGATCCATGGTTTCGTAagtggctctgataccactgaAGGAAAATTGTGATCTAAAATGAAGAGGAAATTAAAATTTTCCTTTAGCGATCCTTACAAATGGGCATGGGAGGTGACAGAAAATGTAACCTCTTGTGGCGATTTAGACCTTTGATGGTGTGATCACGAGCGTTGATGAAAAACAACGCCTCTACTCAGTCCACACGAACAGATCACCTTCAATCTCAATGCTAGCTGCTAGGAAAGAAGACTTTGAGTGAGAGAAAAATAGAGAAATTTCGGTTGGGTTTCACAAACCTAATTTCATCAAGTTCCAAAGCTTATGCACAAGGGTTATGTTTATAGAGCTCTTATGTGGACTGCAAGCTAAACAGCCCAACTTAAATGAAccatataataataacaatatttttattattataataactattattatgataaattttattataataactattaatataataaatgtattttattattatattttataactattataaaataataataataataataataactataattatattatatgatgTTCCATATTTCACTTACGTGCACCGTACCTTACGGTGTTCCATAATTCTCTCAAGTACATCGTACATTACGGTGTTCCTTATTTATTCTATCTCTCATCAATATGTCCTTACGCGTGTGACCCTGTAGGTTCTCGCAATGTTggcaattatattaaatcacgCATTTAACATAATAAATAGTGAGCGATGTCTAGCAAGACATCACTGCTATCCAAGTCACGAAAATGTAATGTGATCTGACAAAACCTTTTTCCGTGATAATATTTATGTGTGCAATTACCCTTTTGCCCTtatgtctatattgaacacaaggcatagacCGTTTCACTCTTGTCTAGTTCAATATTGGGCCCTTAGACATTTATCCTATTATGCAGGATGGCCAAATTCCAATTATgtcactcatgtccctcagcATGCTTTGTGAAGTACCCATCAACTGTCTCTATGGTTATCCAGTTACGGATAACGTTTGATCAGCAATAAAGAACTTGACTCTACATCTAGGGTCCATAGTGGTTTCAGGTCGAAGGGTGGTATACGCCACTATcactatgagaataacttatgacactttgcaTAACATTATATGTAGTATTCTCATAGCGGGCCAATCCAGTATAGATATTATTCCTAATATTTATACCTATGTCAAGACTTGATAACTCCTTATCCATGATCCATGAGATGTGATCATCAGTGTATCTTCATAATAGTCTTGATGCTTTAATGTTATCCCGCTTCACAATAAAACTTGACTATGGATACTTTAAGAATAATGTCCTTATGTTTAATGGGATCTCCAGATTAAGTTGTccttaacatttcattaaacaGACTAACTATTCTTGGGACTTTActattttggaaaaacaaacataataaagaaattccttttattattaataaatattttgataCAAGTACCAAAAGTATTGGCCTCTAAGGTTTACACCAACACTATCCATCACAGTAGCTTTGTTTTTCTCAACCGTCTCGACCATGTTGGCTAAAAGAttccctttttattttctttttcccttttcccCAAGTTGCTACTTcggtaaaagttttttttttatgagttGCGCTCGTTTGTATGATATTATTTCTTGTTTGTGCTTCTGTTCCAGTAGGTTGCTAGTTCCCTTTTGCATGTGAACTGTGGTAGAAACTTCCCTTTTGTATTAGGTTATCTGttatgcattctttaaaacacaaaccacactatttcttttcttttgcctttgcGGCACCTAAGAGCGTGTTATTTCCTTCCTACCTCCCGCGCATAAGTCTCCAAACATCGAGCTGCCATAGGATGTGAATGTAATTGTtcacttaaaaaacacaaaataaacagAAACTGTTGAGCCGAGCTATAGTAACTCTGATTCCTAAAAGAGGATACGTATGCagcagggtagggcccgtgcgagtactactctttattttccctacattttgcatgcatcctAGCTTTTAAACATAGTTTCCTTTACACGCCCATAGATTAGACAACACGCGTGGATcccatttgaaggatagaaaaacactaagaaagggggggtttgaataagtgtagctttaaacttgtaagataaaaacaatttgcacaatgatttttatcctggttcgttgttaactaaactactccagtccacccccttggagtgatttacctcacctgaggattcaatccactaatcacacaagattacaatggttttccacttagataacttctaagtcttctagagtatcctgatcacaacctgatcactctaggaacaaactgcttagataccctctaagactttctagagtatactgatcacaacc
Encoded proteins:
- the LOC131659370 gene encoding uncharacterized protein LOC131659370; the encoded protein is MTTNTSNNILRSILDKEKLSGTNFLDWYRNLRIVLKHDKKLYVLETPVPEEEPPSFSPKEKRDAYTKHVDDANETACLMLATMNSEFHKQHENITAFDMIQHLKMLYQEPARNERFEVSKGLFQGKLAEGAPIGPHVLKMIGFSQFFHNFNMNDINKSLPELLSMLRTAEQNLKSKGKSILMVSNGMKQNKRPTKQGGKGKGKEVSKPKPSAPSLKRKGGIEKEGSCFHCDIGCSSHICTNVEELKRSRELAKGEVDLRVGNGAKVVALAIGTYVLTLPSDLII